The sequence GAGGTGAAGGGCGAGAGCGAGAACTACGGGACCGAGCAGGAACACCTGAACAGCGTGTTCGGCGCCCGGCTGCGCATCACCGCACTGCGCGCCGAGCGCGGGCCCGGCATCGAGCTCCTCGAGTACCTGGCGCCGCGCGACGGCCGGCCGATCCCGCCCGACGAGCGCGCCAACGACGTGGCGCACTGGCAGACCCGCCTGGTCGGCCGCGACGGCTCTGCAGCGGGCTCGCTCGCCAAGGCGCGCGCGACGTTCGTCTCCCCGGGCGCGGTCGCGCTTCGCGGGCGCGAGCTGGGCTTCACACACGGGTTCCTGGTCCGCGATCCCGACGGGCACGTCCTCCAGATCGTGGAGGCGCGATGAGGGTCGTCTCCGTGAACGTCGGTCTGCCGCGCGCGGTCGCATGGCGCGGAAAGACGGTCACGACGGCCATCTTCAAGGAGCCGGTCGCCGGCCGCGTGGCGCTGCGCTCGCTCAACCTCGACGGGGACCGGCAGGCGGACCTCGCGGTTCATGGCGGGCGGGAGAAGGCGGTGTACGCCTACCCCGTCGAGCACTACCGCCACTGGCGGACCGAGCTGGCGGACGCCGCGCTTCCCTACGGGGCGTTCGGTGAGAACCTGACCACCGATGGGCTCCGCGAGGACGCGGTCCACGTGGGCGACCGCTTCCGCGTCGGCTCCGCCGAGCTGCTCGTCACCCAGCCGCGGCTTCCCTGCTACAAGCTGGGCATCCGGTTCGGGCGCGCGGACATGGTGAAGCGTTTCCTGGCGAGCGGCCGCACGGGGCTCTACCTCGCCGTCCTGCGGGAGGGGGAGGTGGGAGCCGGCGACGCGATCGAGCTCGTCGCCCGCGACGAGCTGGGCGTGAGCATCGCCGAGGTCACACGATTGTACGTCGGCGAGCATCCCGACGACGAGGCCCTGCGGCGGGCGACCCGGGTCCCGGCCCTCCCCGCGAGCTGGCGGGCCCACTTCCTGGAAAGGCTCGAGCACCATGGCTGAGACGCTGGAGGAGCGCCGCCTCGAGGAGGACGCTCGCCGTGAACGCAACTGGAAGCGCTGGGGACCGTACCTGGCCGAGCGCCAGTGGGGCACCGTGCGCGAGGACTACTCGCCCGACGGCACCTGCTGGGACTACCTGCCCCACGACCACGCGCGCAGCCGCGCCTACCGCTGGGGCGAGGACGGGCTCCTCGGGATCACCGACCGCGAGGGCCGGCTCTGCTTCGCGCTGGCGCTCTGGAACGAGCGCGACCCCATCCTGAAGGAGCGCCTCTTCGGCCTGACGGGCCCCGAGGGCAACCACGGCGAGGACGTGAAGGAGTGCTACTTCTACCTCGACGCGACGCCCACGCACTCGTACCTGAAGGCGCTCTACAAGTATCCCCAGCGCGCATACCCCTACACCTGGCTGGTCGCGGAGAACCGCCGCCGCGGGAAGCACGACGCCGAGTTCGAGCTGGTCGACACCGGCGTCTTCGACGACGGCCGCTACTTCGACGTCACCGCCGAGTACGCCAAGGCGTCGCCCGAGGACATCCTCGTCCGCCTCACGATCGCGAACCGCGGCCCGGACGCGGCGCCGCTCCACGTGCTCCCCACCCTCTGGTTCCGCAACACCTGGTCGTGGGGCCGCACGGGCGAGGGCTACTGGCCGAAGCCGCGGCTCGCGCGGGCGGGCGACGGGACGATCGTTGCCGAGCACGCCTCGCTCGGCCGCTACCGGCTGGTGGCCGACGGCGCGCCCGGGCTCCTCTTCACCGACAACGAGACCAACGTCGCGCGCCTGTTCGGCGTGCCGAACCCGGTCCCGTACGTCAAGGACGCGTTCCACGACTACGTCGTCCACGGGCGGGCCGACGCCGTGAACCCCGAGGGCCTGGGCACGAAGGCCGCCTGCCACTACCGGCTCGAGATCCCGGCGGGCGGCGCGGTGACGCTCCAGCTGCGCCTCACCGCCGACGCGGAGGCCGCCGGCCCCGACCCGAGCCGCGTCTTCGCGGACCGCATCCGCGAGGCGGACGCGTTCTACGCCCGCCACATCCCCGGGACGCTCGGCGAGGGCGAGCAGGCCGTCGTCCGTCAGGCCTACGCGAGCCTGCTCTGGTCGAAGAAGTTCTACCACTACGTCGTGAAGGACTGGCTCGAGGGCGACCCGGCGCAGCCGCCGCCGCCCCCGAGCCGGCGCGAGGGCCGCAACCACGACTGGCCGCACCTCTACAACCGCGACGTCATCTCGATGCCCGAGGGCTGGGAGTACCCGTGGTACGCCGCCTGGGACCTCGCCTTCCACATGATCCCGTTCGCGCGCGTCGACCCGTCCTTCGCGAAGGAGCAGCTCGTCCTCTTCACGCGCGAGTGGTACATGCACCCGAGCGGCCAGCTGCCGGCGTACGAGTTCGCCTTCGGCGACGTGAACCCGCCGGTGCACGCCTGGTCGGCGTGGCGCGTCTACAAGATGACCGGGCCGCGCGGCGGGCGCGACCGGCTCTTCCTCTCGCGCCTCTTCCAGAAGCTCTGCCTCAACTTCACCTGGTGGGTGAACCGCAAGGACAGCGAGGGGCACCACCTCTTCGGCGGTGGCTTCCTCGGCCTCGACAACATCGGCGTGTTCGACCGCTCCCGGCCGCTGCCGGGGGGCGGCACGCTCGAGCAGGCCGACGGCACCGCGTGGATGGGCTTCTACTGCGTGACCCTGCTCGAGATGGCGCTCGAGCTCGCCCGCGAGGATCCCGCCTGCGAGGACATGGCCTCCAAGTTCTTCGAGCACTTCGTCGCCATCGCCGACGCCATGAACGCGTTCGGCGGCTCGGGCCTCTGGTGTCCCGACGACGGGTTCTACTACGACCAGCTGCTGACGAACGGGCGCGTCGTCCCGCTCCGGGTCCGCTCGATGGTGGGGCTGATCCCACTCCTCGCGTGCACGGTGCTCGACGAGGAGGCGCTCGAGCGCTTCCCCGGGTTCGCGAAGCGCATGCACTGGTTCCTCGACAACCGGCCCGACCTCGCGCGCCACATCGCGTGGGCCGAGACCGGCCGCGGGCGCCGGCTCCTGGCGATCCCGTCGCGCGAGCGGCTGGAGCGGGTGCTCCGCTACATGCTGGACGAGAACGAGCTCCTCTCCCCGCACGGCATCCGCTCGCTCTCGCGGGCGCACCGCGAGCGCCCGTTCGTGCTCACGGTGGACGGGCAGGAGTATGGGGTCCACTACACGCCCGCCGAGTCGGACAGCGGTCTCTTCGGGGGCAACTCCAACTGGCGCGGCCCGGTGTGGTTCCCGCTGAACTACCTGCTCGCCGAGGCGCTCGAGCGCTACCACCACTTCTACGGCGACGACCTGCGCGTCGAGTGCCCCACCGGCTCGGGGCGACACATGAATCTCCATGAGGTCGCGCAGGAGCTCTACCGCCGGCTCGCGGGCCTCTTCGTCCCGGACGCCGACGGCCGCCGCCCCTGCCAGGGGCACGACCCGCGCTTCCGCGACGATCCTCACTGGCGCGACCTCGTCACCTTCGCCGAGTTCTTCTGCGGCGACACCGGCCGGGGGATCGGCGCGCGCTACCAGGGCTGGACGACGCTCGCCATCCGCTGCTTCGAGGATCTGGCGCGCAGCCGCGCCGGGTGACGGGACGCTCATGCGACGGACGCTCGTCCTCGTGGCTCTGGCGCTCGTGGCACAGGTGGCGCGCGCACAGAGCGAGGTACCCCCGCGACGGAAAGGTCCCCTCCTCGCCTGGTTGAAGGCGGGGACCTACCGCGCGTCGTACGCTGCGGAGCCCGCGGTGCACGTCTCGTCGAGCGGGGCGCACGGCATGAACGTCCGCACCTTCTACGACCCGATCCTGGCCGACGACCTGCGCGCCGGCCGGACGGTCTTCCACAAGGGCGCCGCGATGGTGAAGGAGCTGTACTTCGGCGGCACGCAGCAGGTGATCGGCTATTCGGTCATGACCAAGGTCCGGCGGCGGAGCGGCGCCGCGGGCAGGGGCTGGCTCTTCTACGAGACCCTCGATGGCACCAACCGCGGCGTCTCCTTCGGCCGCGGCCTCCCCGTGTGCACGGGCTGCCACCGCTCGGGAGTGGACTACCTGCGCTCGGGCTTCCGTCCGTAGCCCAGGACGCTCAGCCGTGTAGCGGTGACCTGGGGAGGCGAGGGGCCCCGAGCACCTGCCCGGGGGCCCCCGCCGGCTGACCTACTTCTTCGCCTCCGCTTCGACCTTGCCGCCCTTGGCCTTGCAGTCGGCCGCAGTGGTCTTGGTATGGCCCTGACCCTTGCAGGCGTTCTTGCCCGCGCAGGAGTGGCCCGCGCCCGCACAGCTGCCCTGCCCCTTGCAGGCGTTGATGCCGTCGCAGATCACCTGGTCACCGCCGGCCTTCTCCTCGGCCCTGGCGCTGACGGCACCCGACAGGAACAGCATCGCGGCCGCACTGGCAATGAGCAAACCCTTCGTGTTCATCCGACCTCCTTTGGGTTGTGCTGGCGCTTGGACGTCCGGGCGCCGAAGGAGGTTTCAGCTCACCGCTGCCCGAGCAGGCGCTTGATCAGCCCGGCCGCGGGCTCGGCTGCCCGCCGGCCGGGAGCCGAGGAGTGGCCAGCCTCGGCCTCGAGCGCGGCCTGGCGAGCCGCCGCGATCGCGGCGAGGCCGGCAGCCAGCCCGGGGTGGCCGGCGAGGATATCTGTCAACGTTCGCTCGTCGATCCGGTAGAGGACGACCTCGGAGCGCGCGGAGCAGCCGGGCGCGCCGGCGTCTCCGCCCGGGAGCAGCAACTCGCCCGGCCCGAGCGTCGCCGCTTCACCGCCCGCGCCGTTCTGCACGCCGACCTCGCCGGAAGCGATCACGCACAGAGAGTCGCGCCCGATCTGCTCGCCCGGGGCGAACGCGAGCCGGCGCATGCCGCGCGCGCAGCGCCGCCGGCTCTCCTCGTCGAGCCGGCTCAGGGGCTCGACCGCGCCGAGGAGGCGGAGCCCTTCGCTCTGCTCGTGCGCCTCGGCCGCGGCGCGCACGCTGGCCGCGTCGTGAATGGAGACGAGCGTGCGGATGGGGAACGGGATCTCCAGGCCGGCGCGCTGCGCCGCATACCAGAGGCGGGCCCGGACCTCCTCGTCAATGGTCGTGTCGTGCGCGAAGTCGGCGATCCAGTAGCGCAGGGCGTAGAGCACCGCGCTGTCGCCGAAGTCGACCGGGCCGCAGTCCGGCGCGGGGTGGCTCACCACCCCGGCCGTGTCCCGGACCGCGGCCAGCAGGACGCGCCGCACCTCGTGCGGCGGATGGCGGTAGTGAAAGCCGATGCGCACGGTCATGCGGTGCGTTCCCGCGGGCCGCCCGAAGTTGAGCACCTCCTTCGAGACGAGCTCGCTGTTCGGCACGAAGACCGTGTCGCCGTCCTTGGTCTGGATGCGGGTCGAGCGCCAGCCGATCTCGAGGATCTTCCCCACGTGGCTGCCGACCTCGATCCACTCGCCCTGCCGGAGCGTGCGGTCGAGCTGGAGCCCGAGGCCGCTGAAGACGTTCGCGATCGTGCTCTGGAGCGCGAGCCCGACGACGGCGGTCAGCACCGCGGAGGTGGTGACGAGCGAGAAGACGTCGAGGCCGGCGAGACGCAGGAACCCCATGCCGATCGCGACCGCGACCGCGACCTCGATCAGGTCGCGCAGGATCGACGGGACGTGGATGCGGAGCCGCGGCAGGACGAGGTCGAAGACGACGAGGCCGCTCACCCCGACCAGGCCGATCATCAGCGCGAGCACGCTCATGAGCTGGAGGACGCTGCCCGGCGAGGCGACGCCCATCGTGCCGATGGCGACGGCGCCGAGAGACAGCACGACGGCGAGGCCGAGAAAGAGCCGCGCCGGCCCGCCCCGATGCTGCTGGCCGTGCGGGACGAGCCACCGCAGGAGCGGGATGGCGAGCAGCACGAGCGTGGCCGCGACCAGCACGACCACCGCCGGCCCCGCGTCCGCGATCTGGTCCCTGAGGTTCGCGCCCGCCATGGCTACTTGAACAGCGCCGCGCCGGCCTTCGCGATGTCCTCGTCCTCCTGCGGGGTGTTGCCGCTCACGCCGATCGCGCCGACGACCTTGCCGTCCACGGTGATCGGCACGCCGCCCTGCAACGGCGTGGCACCGGGCAGGGCGAGGGCGGCTACCCGGCCGGAGCGGATCTGGTCCTCGAACTCCTTGCTGGGCCTGCGGAAGATCGCCGCCGTCCGGGCCTTCCCGATGCCGACGTCGACGCTCGCCACCTGCGTGTCGTCGAGGCGGTGGAGCACGATGAGATTGCCCCCGTCGTCCACCACCGCGATGACCACGGTCGCGCCTCTCCTGGCCGCCTCCGCCTGAGCGGCGGCCGCGATCTTCATGGCCGCACTCAGGGAGAGCACCTTCTTCACTGCGAGCTCGTCGGCCGCGCGGAGCGTGGAGGCCCCGAGAACGATGGCGGCTGCGACGAGAGCGGCGGACACGGTCCTCATGGCGGCATCCTCCTCGCCTGCGATGCCTTGGATGCCGCCGGCCTGCCGCCCGATACACTGCTCGCCTCGCCGGGGCGGTCTTGCTATGTGCTTCGAGTGGCGCAGCCGCTGCGATGGCGTGAAGTCCTGCAGCGCGAGACCGAGCGCGCCTGGCCGGTCACGCTGGCGGTGGTGACCGGCATCCTCGGGGCGGCGGGCAACATCGTCTTTCGCGCCGCCATTCGCGGCTGCACCTGGCTCTTCCAGGGGCAAGCCGCCCGGCTTGGAGACGGCGGCATCCCCCTGGCCCTCGTCGCCGGCGGCCTCGTCCTGCTGCTCCTCGACCGGCTCTTTCCGGGCGAGGTGCTCGGCTACGGCTTCCCGCGCTTTCTCGAGATGCTGCACCTGCAGGGCGCGCGCGTGAAGCGGCGCTGGATGGTGGTGAAGACGCTCGGGGCGGCGGTGTCGCTGGGAGCGGGCGCGGCCGTCGGCCGCGAGGGGCCCATCGCGCAGATCGGGGGCTCGATCGGCAGCGCCGTCGCCCAGCTGGCGCGCCTCTCCAGCGAACAGCGCAAGATCCTGATCGCCTGCGGCGCCGCCGCCGGCATCGCGACGACCTTCAACGCCCCCCTCGGCGCGCTCATGTTCGCGCACGAGATCGTGCTCCTGGGCGAGGTGCGCCTCGTCAACTTCACGCAGATCGTGATCGCCACCACGACGGCGGTCATCGTCGCGCGCGGCCTCTTCGGAAGCCTGCCGGTCTTCGTGGTGCCCTCCTTTACCCTCGAGAGCTACTGGGAGTGCTTCACCTACGCGGCGCTCGGTGTCGTCCTCGGCCTGTTGGCGGCGGCCTACACGCGCCTCTTCCATGCCGTCGCCGGGTATCTGCGCCGCCTCGCCTGGCCGCGGGCAGCCGTCCTGCTCGCCGGGCTCGCGCTCGTCGGCGTGCTGGACATCCGCGTGCCGGGGAACATCTCGGACGGCTACGGGGTCGTCAACGAGGCGCTCGCCGGCCGGCTCGCCCCTTCGCTCATGGCCATCCTCGCGCTCGCGAAGATCGCCGGCAGCACGCTCTCGCTCGGCTGCGGCGCGCCGGGCGGCGTCTTCGGGCCCATCTTCTTCATCGGGGCCATGACGGGGGGAAGCTTCCGCGCGCTCTCGACGGTGCTCCTGCCCGGGCTGACGGGGCCGCGCGGCTCCTACGCGCTCGTGGGTCTCGGCGCCTTCCTGGCGGCGACCACGCACGCGCCGCTCACCGCGATCTTCCTCCTCTTCGAGATGACCCAGTCCTACGCCGTCGCCGTTCCGGCGTTGATCACCACCATCCTGAGCTTGATGATCGCCACCCGGCTCGAGCCGGAATCCATCGACACGCTCGGCCTCACCGCCGAGGGGAAGAGCCTGCACGCCCCGACGGACCGGGTGGTCCTGGAGCGTATCCCCGTCGCGACGGTCTACCGGCGCGAGTTCGACTCGATCCCGGAGCATCACCCGCTTCCCGAGATCCTCGGCCTGGTCCGGCAGAGCCGCAGCGCGACGTTCCCGGTGGTCGGGGGAGAGGACGAGCTGGTGGGGGTGCTCTCGTTCGCCGCCCTGCGCACGCTCGTCCTCGAGGAGAAGCTCGATCCGCACCTCGAGGCGCGCGACCTCTGCGATCCACCCGCGCTCACGCTCACGCCGGACGACGGGCTCGGCGAGGCGTTCCGCCGCATGGAGGCCGAGGCCCTCGAGGACGTGCCGGTGGTGGATCCGGCCAACCGCCGGCGGCTGCTCGGGATGCTCTCGCGCGCCGACCTCATCGCGGCGTACAACCGCACCGTGGCGACGCTCGGCGCCACCTCGATCCCGACCTGGCTCAAGACCGCCGAGCCGCAGTGGGCCGACCGCTACCGGGTGATGTCCATCGAGGTGCCGCAGCGCTGGGTCGGCCGGAGTCTGCGGGACATCGATTGCCGGGCCCGCTACGGCGTCGCCGTCCTCGCCGTGCACCCACGTGGGCAGCAGGACGACCGTGGGTACGAGCTGCCCGACCCCGACCGGCCCCTGGAGCCGGGCGACGTGCTCGTGCTCGCCGGGACGGCGGAGGGGCTTCGCCTGGCGCGAGCCGCGTGAAGGGCCGGATCGGCGCGGAGCGCGCTCGCAACACGAAAGGAGGGAAACCATGCCGGCACGCAGGAAGTCGAGGAAGACCCCGGCGGGGAAGGGGCTCCAGCCGCTGCGACAGACGCTCCGGCTGCTGGTGAGGGAGAGGTCCAGGCTGGTGGCGCGCGCGCGCACGGAGGCCGC comes from Deltaproteobacteria bacterium and encodes:
- a CDS encoding glucosidase, giving the protein MAETLEERRLEEDARRERNWKRWGPYLAERQWGTVREDYSPDGTCWDYLPHDHARSRAYRWGEDGLLGITDREGRLCFALALWNERDPILKERLFGLTGPEGNHGEDVKECYFYLDATPTHSYLKALYKYPQRAYPYTWLVAENRRRGKHDAEFELVDTGVFDDGRYFDVTAEYAKASPEDILVRLTIANRGPDAAPLHVLPTLWFRNTWSWGRTGEGYWPKPRLARAGDGTIVAEHASLGRYRLVADGAPGLLFTDNETNVARLFGVPNPVPYVKDAFHDYVVHGRADAVNPEGLGTKAACHYRLEIPAGGAVTLQLRLTADAEAAGPDPSRVFADRIREADAFYARHIPGTLGEGEQAVVRQAYASLLWSKKFYHYVVKDWLEGDPAQPPPPPSRREGRNHDWPHLYNRDVISMPEGWEYPWYAAWDLAFHMIPFARVDPSFAKEQLVLFTREWYMHPSGQLPAYEFAFGDVNPPVHAWSAWRVYKMTGPRGGRDRLFLSRLFQKLCLNFTWWVNRKDSEGHHLFGGGFLGLDNIGVFDRSRPLPGGGTLEQADGTAWMGFYCVTLLEMALELAREDPACEDMASKFFEHFVAIADAMNAFGGSGLWCPDDGFYYDQLLTNGRVVPLRVRSMVGLIPLLACTVLDEEALERFPGFAKRMHWFLDNRPDLARHIAWAETGRGRRLLAIPSRERLERVLRYMLDENELLSPHGIRSLSRAHRERPFVLTVDGQEYGVHYTPAESDSGLFGGNSNWRGPVWFPLNYLLAEALERYHHFYGDDLRVECPTGSGRHMNLHEVAQELYRRLAGLFVPDADGRRPCQGHDPRFRDDPHWRDLVTFAEFFCGDTGRGIGARYQGWTTLAIRCFEDLARSRAG
- a CDS encoding CBS domain-containing protein, which encodes MEHDEIAPVVHHRDDHGRASPGRLRLSGGRDLHGRTQGEHLLHCELVGRAERGGPENDGGCDESGGHGPHGGILLACDALDAAGLPPDTLLASPGRSCYVLRVAQPLRWREVLQRETERAWPVTLAVVTGILGAAGNIVFRAAIRGCTWLFQGQAARLGDGGIPLALVAGGLVLLLLDRLFPGEVLGYGFPRFLEMLHLQGARVKRRWMVVKTLGAAVSLGAGAAVGREGPIAQIGGSIGSAVAQLARLSSEQRKILIACGAAAGIATTFNAPLGALMFAHEIVLLGEVRLVNFTQIVIATTTAVIVARGLFGSLPVFVVPSFTLESYWECFTYAALGVVLGLLAAAYTRLFHAVAGYLRRLAWPRAAVLLAGLALVGVLDIRVPGNISDGYGVVNEALAGRLAPSLMAILALAKIAGSTLSLGCGAPGGVFGPIFFIGAMTGGSFRALSTVLLPGLTGPRGSYALVGLGAFLAATTHAPLTAIFLLFEMTQSYAVAVPALITTILSLMIATRLEPESIDTLGLTAEGKSLHAPTDRVVLERIPVATVYRREFDSIPEHHPLPEILGLVRQSRSATFPVVGGEDELVGVLSFAALRTLVLEEKLDPHLEARDLCDPPALTLTPDDGLGEAFRRMEAEALEDVPVVDPANRRRLLGMLSRADLIAAYNRTVATLGATSIPTWLKTAEPQWADRYRVMSIEVPQRWVGRSLRDIDCRARYGVAVLAVHPRGQQDDRGYELPDPDRPLEPGDVLVLAGTAEGLRLARAA
- a CDS encoding heme-binding protein; translation: MRTVSAALVAAAIVLGASTLRAADELAVKKVLSLSAAMKIAAAAQAEAARRGATVVIAVVDDGGNLIVLHRLDDTQVASVDVGIGKARTAAIFRRPSKEFEDQIRSGRVAALALPGATPLQGGVPITVDGKVVGAIGVSGNTPQEDEDIAKAGAALFK
- a CDS encoding MOSC domain-containing protein, with the translated sequence MRVVSVNVGLPRAVAWRGKTVTTAIFKEPVAGRVALRSLNLDGDRQADLAVHGGREKAVYAYPVEHYRHWRTELADAALPYGAFGENLTTDGLREDAVHVGDRFRVGSAELLVTQPRLPCYKLGIRFGRADMVKRFLASGRTGLYLAVLREGEVGAGDAIELVARDELGVSIAEVTRLYVGEHPDDEALRRATRVPALPASWRAHFLERLEHHG
- a CDS encoding mechanosensitive ion channel, with the protein product MAGANLRDQIADAGPAVVVLVAATLVLLAIPLLRWLVPHGQQHRGGPARLFLGLAVVLSLGAVAIGTMGVASPGSVLQLMSVLALMIGLVGVSGLVVFDLVLPRLRIHVPSILRDLIEVAVAVAIGMGFLRLAGLDVFSLVTTSAVLTAVVGLALQSTIANVFSGLGLQLDRTLRQGEWIEVGSHVGKILEIGWRSTRIQTKDGDTVFVPNSELVSKEVLNFGRPAGTHRMTVRIGFHYRHPPHEVRRVLLAAVRDTAGVVSHPAPDCGPVDFGDSAVLYALRYWIADFAHDTTIDEEVRARLWYAAQRAGLEIPFPIRTLVSIHDAASVRAAAEAHEQSEGLRLLGAVEPLSRLDEESRRRCARGMRRLAFAPGEQIGRDSLCVIASGEVGVQNGAGGEAATLGPGELLLPGGDAGAPGCSARSEVVLYRIDERTLTDILAGHPGLAAGLAAIAAARQAALEAEAGHSSAPGRRAAEPAAGLIKRLLGQR